The DNA region TATTCGAATTTATGTTAACATTTTTAGTCTGAACTCACCATATTTTTAGGCAATGGTTTTTATTTAGAGTCATCATCTTTTTGTTGTAGCCCCAAAATTCATATACTattctttttatatattaaaatatttttttataacaaCGCAACAATGTCAGAGTCTTAATGCAAAAAGATTTATGTTGAATGCATGAGTTTATGGCAACTTATCAGTTTCAGTGGTGGTGCACATGAATTCTTTTTctccattcattttgatttttatcatCTACGTCTAGATCCTTCATATTATTTTCCATTCTTGTCCTCCAAGTCATCTTGATCTTTCTCGCCCTCTTTTTATGTCTCTCGAATTCTATTTCTTAAGGTATGTCCACTCACataacctttttttttattatagggtaGACAAAGGGAAAAAAATGACTATATGAGAATCTAACTCAGAACCTCATATATATACTCATCTGAGACAAGACTTGAATGTCTTCTTAATATGTTAACTACCAATTTTATGCGTCAATACGAAGGGAGGGCCCAAATGTGAAGCGAGCTTCTAAGAACCAAAATCCAAAATCCATCTACTGTCCATAAGGAAGAATGAAGCATGACtatgaaaaatttgaaatgaataagattaattgtcaaaaaaaaatacaaaataagatacttttgaactttttttcatttataagcGTGTAATTTTCAGGTCATAGGGTAGGAAtatattcgcagttagtaaaaCCGGTGTTTAAATAAAAAAGGCCAAGGGTtagttcgtagttactaactgcgaacaaagcatttgacttttttttgaccaAAATGCCTGTTtgcaattagtaactgcgaacgaAGTCGAGCCTAAATACAGACAACTGGTCTTTCTTCCTCATTTCCCCAAATTACCAAAACTAAAACGCTAACAAAAGTCGACAGTCCCCTCTCAAAATCCTCCATTAAACTAACTTCAAACCTTAAATTCTTACtttcctctttcaatttagcAATTTAAATTTAGTCTGTGACACCCTAGGTTGCAcaaaggtatttttttttctgatttcatCAGCTTTTTTTTCGAATTTTAGGGTTTCAATGaagttttttttacatatttatgCAAATGTAggtcacaaattctcaaatcacTACTCTTCTAGGTCATCCACAACTGATTAAGGtaataattaattgttttaattactttattgaGTTGGTTTTTGAAGTAGTGTTGTTGATTAGGACTTTtaaagtttggtctaaaccgtaaaccaaaccggaattttagtatttggtttggtctggtttttttcaaattaaattacagTTTATGATCTGATcttggtttttttatttttcagaccaaaccggaccaCGAACCGTACTATggtcaaaaatcataattttgtatttaaaaaattaagatggAATAAAATACGTTACAAGGTTCAAGTATATATAGAGGCTTGATGAACGGCCAGTTtgaattaggggtgttcaaaaccggataccgagTTGACCCGCTTccgaaaaaccgggtaccccGGTTTTCCGAATAGTTAAAATTCTATtccagatccgacccggtttaaaccgggtcggaaaccggatacccggttttgtaattttattttatttttattttttttccttatttcttttaacatttttttaatatataattcaaataacatttttttaaacCCTTCCGTCACATTGCAAAAACCCACGGCTGCCATCTCCTTCGTTCCTTCCCTCACCTCTCTGTGAGCCGCCACAGCCACCAGGACAGTAGCCGGCAGCCCTCACTCCCACCAGCAGTAGCCGACGCACCTTCCTCCTCCCTCCTGGCAGCAACAGCAGCTGCGATTTCTCTCCCCTAAACAACAAATTCTGCTGTTTCGTGCACCCCAACAGTAGCTACGGCTGCTTGCACCGCTACCAAGGCCACCGCAGTGCCTTGGCCCTCCTACGCCACCACCACTACATCAAACACTTGTCTTCTCACCACTCCATTTCTAGTTTTCTCATTGTAAGCTTCTCATCTTTACTCCTAAGTAATTTTCCTAGTTtctaattagaattttattaagtttatgaGTATAGTGTTGATTTTTGCCTTATGATTAGTGAatctttcaatttcatttttgacatttaaaaaaaacagaaaaaaaaaaatttactcaaaccggataccgggtacccggttttccaaaattcgcgattcgtatccgacccgaatacccggttataaaaccgggtacccgacctGAAATATCTGAATTTGGAAAACCGGGTAatttacccggttttaaaaattGGAAAGCGGGTTTTTCGGATTGGGTTTTTGAAAACACCCCTAGTTTGAATAGTTAACGGCTAGTTTGACGACAAGCCACaagaaaaaagtcaaaaaaagtcaacagagctgttcgtagttactaactgcgaacaaagtgaaattagttaaaaaaaagtcaaggggcctgtttgcagttagtaactgcgaagaAGGTTTTGACCTGTTTGACCAGGGATCTCctttgtttgcagttactaactgcaaacagaccgcttgactttttttacctttgttcgttgttcgcagttagtaagtgcgaataAATCCAAATTTAGCTTTGGGGAGTCAGATGcgtataaatgaaaataagttCAAAAATATCTTATTccatactttttttttataattaatcttattcatttcaaattttccatgaCTATGGGCTTAAGCAGCACAAGTTCAACACACAAATACATCCATGATCCATTATGTGAACGATGATGAAAATAGTAATGGATCCTTTTAGTCAGCCTTACTGCCTTGTGAAAAAGCATTGCATAGCATAGGAGAGTAGCAAAAACATGCAACCTAACAAgtgatggtcatggggcgggttaCTCGGAACCAAACCACTCCAAAACTGCATATCATCGACGACAGGTTTTGAACCGAACCAATCCATGAACTGTTAAGgttccaaaaaaaatttgatgaacccgCGGAATTGTTGGGATAAACAAGTCTGCGGAACTGTGGAACCTTGAACTGTTAAGATTCAAGTttattttctcccttttttattttaagcatctttgtaattaatttatcattttttttattaacattttttgcttaatattttaataacaattgACAGGCAATAAATCTCAATAATAATTAGCAATGGCATATCACATTATTATAGTactttatttgatatttatatttatatttaaaacaataaaaaaattgaaccgATGGTCCAAGTCGCTCCATCCTGCCCAACCCGAGAATTGAACCGCTAAGAACCAGAACCGGAATCCAAGGGTCCGAATTAGTTTCGAGTTTTTAGAAACCGAAACCAAAATCAACCCAAGCCGGACTGTACCCATCACTAATCCTAAGACACCAGCTACGAAGCAAGTACCATACCAATCATTGAATCCGTAGCCAGTATGATAAAGATACCACAAAACATCAGCTCTGGCTCATACGCAAAGGCATCTGATCAAACACAGCAAGGCGGCATCTCTAGAGCAGATTAAAGTAGCAAAGAAGCCATGGACAAACTAAAGTGAGGTGTGTGAGGTAACAAGGATCCTGCAAACAAACCAAACACACAACATAACCATAAAGGGGCAGCAAGAATTCAACATACTCTATAACAAGGCTAACACACAAGCAGAACTTGGCACATGGCCACATGCACAACTAACATTATCTGCACAAAACAGAACCAAACCATTAACCAGAGAACAAAACAATAGATAAGTTTATTGATCCAATCAGCTTTTGATttgctcattttcttaataaccAGGGAAAATCCAGAACGCATTTCGAATTGATGCTTTCCAAACAGTACCATTCCAAAGGGCTTGATTCTTGACGTGCCACAAGTCCACAACCAATAAAGAAGAGGATTTAAGTATTCCATCACAACCATTTTTTATAACAAAACCCTTTTATACtttgaatttatttaggaaCCAACTCTCAGAAGCTTTACCTTTTGATTGAGTTCAtttcttgatatggtatcagaagctagTGTCATAAGAGGTTACGGATTCGAATTTCAACCACTccttatttaaagtgaaatGTTCAGCGCAAGGTATGAGCAAGACTTGTGCTAAATCCACATTTCTAGTCCAAGGACGCTTGTGTGAGAGGATGCGTTAGAGGAACCAACAGTTTAAGCTCTGGTTTAGTTGGTTTCTCGACAAAATTCTATTATAAACATGATTAAAATTGCCCAATTTGATATCAACTCCCTACCAATTCACAGTGAGAGTAAAACATTCCATACTTAAGGGACAAAGAAATTAAAGATTAGTGGATGACTCCAAATTATAGAACAATCAGTAGGGATTCTACACACTAAGCGTTGTAACTTGTAAGCGCTACTTGGTTTATAGGACACAGGAGTAATTTGCTTATAGGCTTTGTTACTGtatataacattttttttgtctCATTTAAAGTTTTGGTTGAGTTAATTCTGATGGTTGAGGACTTGAggttttagaatattttatatactctaataggcTTCACAAatctttatctttttttaaaaatctatatatttataataccagtaataattcaatttaaaaaaaatcttatctttttttaaaaatctatatatttataataccaGTAACaattcaattcaaaaaaaaaatacaacgtCAATGTGTTTATTTCTCGGTATTctaaaagttaaaacatagtcatatgagatttaatttgaatcgttttgatttaatgtttattaatttctagtctccataatttttaatttgtataattagagatataaaTAAATTCGTACATTAAGGGTGTGAAAAAACAAAttgtgcaagtaaaaaaaataaagaaaatacgTGACTTTTCGACATATAGAAAACGAGGAATACATATCACTATCAAGCTTTCTTTTACAGGAAAATGTCGTGTTAGAACCTAAAACTGACGCATCCAACATTACCTAAACTGCAATCACCCAAACAACTTCATTGCATCTACTACTTGCTCCTATATCAATGAACCGGAACAACACTTTTGGTCCATTGGTTAAGTTCATTGCGAGTTCGAATTCTTCGTCAGTCGACCACCTACCTATTCCTACGTAGAAACGAAAATAAGCTAGTTATACATGTTGGGACACCCAAAATGCACAGTTATTCTTTCGGTAATTAACCTTAAACAACGCTTTATGATTACGATTAAGAATGCCTTCTATTCCGGGATGGGGTGTATAGAGTTTCTTCAGCATTATTCGTGGATGCAGGGCTCTCAGAGGTATCCGAGCTGCTATTCTCACCGTCCCTCTCTTTACTAGACCACAATTTCGAGAATATCCTCTTCGACATGAGCAAACTTCTGACCTTATGGGCAGCTTCACTTCTAGGGACATCACCACTACACCCCTCACCACCGCCTTGTATTCTAAGGTTGGCTATTTCGCCTTTCAAGGCCTTTAGTTCCTCGGTTGTTGGGACCCCGTCCCAGTCATCTTCAGTGTTTGTGGTTGCGGACCTTGAGCTCCCGTGGGACCCACCTGGGAGTAATGCCCTAACGGATCGTTGCAAGTCGGGAGTCCTACACCCAGGGGAAGATCCAGATCGAGCTTGCTCAAAGAAGAGTACCTGGACGACGACTCGCAAAGGGAGGCGTTCATTTTGTACAGCATGTGCACACGCTTCCGCTGAGAGCTTTCTGCAATCCATCAGTTTGCATATTTTCTTCCTCTCACTCTTGCTGATGCCCGGATGTTCCTGCAGAAGATCAAATCCATTTTAGTACGGAAATCCATCCCAAATCTACATCGAGAAAACATGTTAGGAATTCGGTCTTCATATGAAAGTGTCCCGCAATGTTTTAATGAAAGATCAACAAATTTTTGCGGGTTTTAGAAAATTTTACTTATCTTTACCTTCAAGTACATGTCAATGGCACGGTAAATCCCATCATGCGAGGACCTTGGAAATCCCGAAACGAGCTCCGAGATACCAATGAATTTAGCTAGCGGCAGGTTTGGATCTCTTGAAACTTCGGCAAGGTAACAGTCAACTAGCTTCGCAACCATGGCCTTGGAAGTATCCGAAGTTATAACGGGCTTCTTGAGCTCCTGAAAATCTATTTCGTTGTGCGAATTAATCTGAGCACCATGAGCATCTTGCATTACAAACTCCTTAACCAGATTTTCCACCAAATCAACATCATAAACAGTGGTCGCATCAGGTGGAGCTCGAATCAATAAGTCCGCTACTGAAGCCTCGTCTAATTGCAAGCCAATTCTTCTCAGCAACTCTATCGTAACCATTTCTCCACACCCTAAAGATATCGATGCTCGCAATAACCTAAGCAAGAAACTAGACGATGCACTGCCTTTGTCTCTCGGAAGAAGCCGCACAATTGTCTCTACTAAAGATTGGTTTTTCAGCGAATCACCTTGAACGACCCCCTTGCTAAAACCCGGCAACTTTCTCAAGGCATACGTTTTTAAGGCCTCGCCAATTACATCACCGGAAACccttcctttagttttaattgtCGTTATAACCCGTTTATATAGATCCATGTCAAGGTCAGACAAGTCTTCCACCCACCAATCTTTTGGAACGGTAAGCTGTTTCTTCACACCATTATAAAGCTGTTCCCCTCCGTTCTCTGACGGATTCTTCTTCCTGTTATAGGTGTAAGACCACTCTACTTTAGAAGTTTCCATAGATGCTTTAGAAGCTATTGCATCTAGGCAATGGCTAACGACTTTGATCTCTTCGGACCACGGAAGAAGTGACTTGGTAGTTTGAAGAACAATAATGGAGTCTTTCCAACCCCGGAAGATACTAGAGTTAAGAAAGACGTCTATCTTGTATATGAGGTTTCCTTTCTCGACTGTATCGTACATTTCTAGATATTCAGCTGCGCATCGAGCTGCAACCACGTTGTAGGCATTCAATGTTACAGTCATGCCGTAGCAGTATTTCGCACATATCTCAAAGGCAGCAGGTCCACCGGGGATATCCTGGATGGATATTTCATCCTGTGATTCTTGATTTGACATTGCAACAAGCTTTTGCAAACGGGCACTTTTGGATAACAGGGggaactgaaaaaaaaaaaagtttgccATTATATCGGAATTCAGAGCATGAAGATACTAGCACATAGATCCATAAATTTAAAGGACGAGATCAGAAACATATCAGACAATCTCTATAATGCAAACAATCGGATCATCTATTATGTTTAGGGCATGTACTGATATTAAACAATTGATTGAAAAACCATTAGGCAAAAAATTTCTATAATTCGATCCAACTTTTATGAGGCCATAAAACCAGCAGAGTAAATATTGATTTTCTCGGAATAAATTGGTTTAATAGTACTGTataatttgaggttttttaCGACGATGGAACAATTAAGATTCTCAATGCCACTTACCTTATGCAGATGGAATTTGACATCCAGAACATTGATGACTATATCAGTTGACAGCTCCGTAGCCACATACCTGAAAGTAATGGTTCTAATGATCAGACCGTGGATCAAGATATTAACTTCCATATCAGATATTTAGCATTCAGGGTCAAGTTGTTTGAACATTACATAACATTAGATTTGCTAAATGACCCTTATATGCGGCGTTCTCCACAATTGAAGTAATAAGAACGCCGCACACAAGACAGTACTCTACCATGATACATTATTGTGGCTAGTGCATAGGAGGCATAAGCAAAGCAACAAAAACGATATCATATATtctttatatatgaaaaatattatggtcagttttaggctatttttgaaccattttgagcgaaccgcgaattcaaaaggcgaactaactagTGAATTATGTTTCAGTTAGCCGCATTGCTGTTATTACCAAAGCTTTTAACTCTAGCATACGAGGCCAAATATAGCAACTGAAACTGAGATGATTTCAAGTGCTAAGAATGGGAGAAAATTATACTGGTATTGCTGTAACAAGGTCATTAGTCAAGATGAAAAGCTAATTAGGACTAGTTAGCAATAACCATGGGCGGCATTGGGGTGTGCAAGGTGTCCAACCACACAGGGTGCCAAAATTAAAGGGCATCATAAGTGAAAAATCATATTacaataacataataataagtTAGAGTAGGTGGCTGAAGTTTTACAACATATAAATGGTCATAGCATCAAATCCTATTAGTTTTCTCCTTCAACCCAAACATTTTATCTCATATCATTTAATATTCACCCATTTGTGAAACATCAATAATAACCATCTTAATTACTCAAAACAATCAACATctcatttcttaatttttcagtCCTTTAAACATCAATAATAACCATCCAGCACCAGAACCCCTGAACACCACCCTTCCCATGCAGCTAAGCGGAGACAAGGAAACCAAATAGCAGATAATCTCATTGAAGTATGGCTATGTCAACACTATCAATTAATGGCAAAGAGACAACACTATAATGCAGCATAGGATTAAATCCATTGAATAATCTTCAGTTCATATTTATTAGATAGCTACAAGAACAACCAAAGGGACCATACCAGCTCACAATGTCAGAACAAAGCTCCAAATCCAGGAACAATCAACATAAATAATGCAGGATACTTGGTTATCACAACATCAGAACTATCATCCTTCTCCTATGATTTGTTTGGAAGACCCCAAACACTCCATCAACTCATTTTCATTATTGAATCTAATAAATGAATAACTATTTTCTGACAAGACTAAGCCTTTAGTAACACTTGTGAAGATTTTACTGAATTCAAATTTTTGTTTACCATTTCAAGAATGACCTAAAAACTAACACCCAATCAGAGGGGTCTTTGAGGATCTGTAATTATATGAAAAggttaatgaaaaaattatgttaagttaaataataaaataaatatatttattataaataaagcGCACGGCTTCCATCTAAATTTAAAGGGGGGCAAAGTATTAGCTAGGTTAGccaagttttgcaaaaaatttggatcaaattctATCCACATCAATGCCCTAAACCCCCAAAATTTTTCCCAAAACTTACGCAAATGCACCCATGATACCTAAAAAGCCCTTGAGATGATCCAAAACATTCATCATAGTTAAAaattgaacaaagatcaaaTCTTTACCCCACAATTTACTGTTAACTACATTTT from Amaranthus tricolor cultivar Red isolate AtriRed21 chromosome 3, ASM2621246v1, whole genome shotgun sequence includes:
- the LOC130807691 gene encoding BTB/POZ domain-containing protein NPY4-like — protein: MKFMKLGSKPDAFQSDGDNIRYVATELSTDIVINVLDVKFHLHKFPLLSKSARLQKLVAMSNQESQDEISIQDIPGGPAAFEICAKYCYGMTVTLNAYNVVAARCAAEYLEMYDTVEKGNLIYKIDVFLNSSIFRGWKDSIIVLQTTKSLLPWSEEIKVVSHCLDAIASKASMETSKVEWSYTYNRKKNPSENGGEQLYNGVKKQLTVPKDWWVEDLSDLDMDLYKRVITTIKTKGRVSGDVIGEALKTYALRKLPGFSKGVVQGDSLKNQSLVETIVRLLPRDKGSASSSFLLRLLRASISLGCGEMVTIELLRRIGLQLDEASVADLLIRAPPDATTVYDVDLVENLVKEFVMQDAHGAQINSHNEIDFQELKKPVITSDTSKAMVAKLVDCYLAEVSRDPNLPLAKFIGISELVSGFPRSSHDGIYRAIDMYLKEHPGISKSERKKICKLMDCRKLSAEACAHAVQNERLPLRVVVQVLFFEQARSGSSPGCRTPDLQRSVRALLPGGSHGSSRSATTNTEDDWDGVPTTEELKALKGEIANLRIQGGGEGCSGDVPRSEAAHKVRSLLMSKRIFSKLWSSKERDGENSSSDTSESPASTNNAEETLYTPSRNRRHS